CCAATAGCCTGCTTCTGTTTTTCTTTTTTCTCTTGCAAATGTTCATACTCTTCATTTGCAGTACGTACAAGTTCAAACATATCGTCCAGAGCAAGTGTCGCATCTGGTTTGATCTTGTCGGGATTGTCCAGATAGCCAACAAATTTATTAGCCATACTAAGAGCATCTCGATATGGATTGAGTTCAACAAATGGTCGGAGATTGTCGACTGTTTTTAATTCAGACAATGCCGATTCCAATTGGATTTCATATTTGGAAAGGTATGTGTCGGTCACGCGGTCGATATCATTTCGAGGACCCGAAATGTTGATAAATTTCATTTTTACAATCATAGAGTTTTACCTCCAATATACGCTAACGTTTCACCAGGAGACAAATGGTAACGCACACATTCCATGGCGGTTGTCAGCTTTCTTAATTCTTCTTCTTTTAAGAACAGATACGTATTGAGCGTAGCAATAGAATAAGGATTTCTGCGTCGGTCTACCGTGTAAAGATGGTAAAGACAATCACGATACATCTGTTCAATTGTTAGTGTTTCATTGAAATCATAGTGCCTCCAGTAAGAAGTTTTTCGTAGAATATGATCAAATTCTTCTACAGAAGGTGTTTCAACCAGTTCTTTAACAAGTTCGGTTGAAAGTTTATAATGAATCGGTACTAATAATGCATAAATGTCTACCGGTTTCATTTCATAATATTTCTTTGCTCGATAAATCCATTGAAGATTTAACAGATCAATCTTTGAACCATAATCTCTTGTAAGAATCTCAAGCTCTTTTTTCTTTAAAACTTTTTTTCGCTTTTTCCAGACCTTGGCAAATGCATATTGATCCAGAGCAAGGTCGTAATCAAAAAGAGTAATGTTAGGTTTTTCCTTTAATCGCTTCAATGGTTCATAATATTCCGTATCTTTCAAATTCTCGATTAATTCATCCGTTGTACGTGATGTGATTAGTTTATCGATAGAAATCTGAGAATATTTATCGAAGAAATTCTTCTTATAATTTAAATCAAAAGGCTCGGAGTAATGATTGATCACAATACGGAAGCAATAATTGATCAAATCTACTTCATAGCGGGAAACATAAAGTTCCAGAAATTTTCGTTGTTCCAGCCCGCAAAAACGATAGATTTTAGAATAATCATAATATAATTGTCCAATTAAAACTTTCTCAATATTACCGCGATGAAGCTGCTCGTCAGACAAATCATTTAATACAAAGCTGTAAGAAGATTTCTCTTTTAGATAAGAAACAATTTCCGGGACGCTGTGAAGCTCGGCAATTTCTTCGAAATTTTTATCATTCAGAAGCCTTGCTTCCATTGCACGAATCTTAGTTACAATACCACTGTATGCCAGTAAATTTCCCATGTTTGTCACCTCGTTTGCATGAAAATGTGTTGTTACTTATAGTAAAATGTAAACAATGATGTGAAAACCTGTGATCTACACGGTCGTAATACGTGCTAAGATTTCCTGTGCATATTGCGAATGCCTTTCTTTATAATTCTTCTGCAAGGCAATGGTTGCAGAATTGTTATCACTACTTTGACCATTTAAAACATTTTGTGTATCAGTTTCCAGATGATCACGGATCTTTTGAATCTCGGACATGGTACGACTTTCTAATTCAATATCAAAGAGCCGTCGTTTTTCCTGATATTCTTTATCCAAAACTTCCTTTTGTGCCTCAGCATGCTCCACAATGGAAGAAGCGGCCGATTCGATTTCGGATAGTTTTTTTACAATAGAATCCATAAGAAGCCTCCCTTGTTGATTTTTACTTGTGATGTTTTTATCATACACCTTTTTGAAAAAAATACAATAAAAATAGCGGAATACAAACGATAAAATTATACAAAATCACCAGAAAAACAGAGGGCGAAAAAATATTATCAAAAATTGACCGGTAGGATTGGTTTATGATATGATGAAAAAAATTAAAAATAAAAATGATAAAAATGATGGAAAATAGCAGGTCAAACGAAGAATGACCTGATGAATG
This Ruminococcus hominis DNA region includes the following protein-coding sequences:
- a CDS encoding V0D/AC39 family V-type ATPase subunit; the encoded protein is MGNLLAYSGIVTKIRAMEARLLNDKNFEEIAELHSVPEIVSYLKEKSSYSFVLNDLSDEQLHRGNIEKVLIGQLYYDYSKIYRFCGLEQRKFLELYVSRYEVDLINYCFRIVINHYSEPFDLNYKKNFFDKYSQISIDKLITSRTTDELIENLKDTEYYEPLKRLKEKPNITLFDYDLALDQYAFAKVWKKRKKVLKKKELEILTRDYGSKIDLLNLQWIYRAKKYYEMKPVDIYALLVPIHYKLSTELVKELVETPSVEEFDHILRKTSYWRHYDFNETLTIEQMYRDCLYHLYTVDRRRNPYSIATLNTYLFLKEEELRKLTTAMECVRYHLSPGETLAYIGGKTL